The following are encoded in a window of Psilocybe cubensis strain MGC-MH-2018 chromosome 4, whole genome shotgun sequence genomic DNA:
- a CDS encoding Dolichyl pyrophosphate Glc1Man9GlcNAc2 alpha-1,3-glucosyltransferase — MTKEHDGPQTLKETTSTSNLAPAPSATVTAFYDSWFRWNILPSEWDILCLSTVLKVLLFPSYRSTDFEVHRNWLAITHTLPISKWYYDTTSEWTLDYPPFFAYFEKLMSIPASFIDPKIVDLNNLNYDGWSVIAYQRSTVIITELVLGAVLLKFIRGSVEPPIQRIISASIFLHPGFLIVDHIHFQYNGFMYGILLWSILLARNSNKLASGILFAVLLNFKHIYMYLAPAYFIYLLRSFCLSPTGQVHVKNFLSLANAVIAVFVVSLGPFALMGQIPQLLSRLFPFTRGLNHAYWAPNFWALVTAADRVLLKF; from the exons ATGACCAAAGAGCATGATGGGCCCCAAACTTTGAAGGAGACCACGTCGACAAGCAACCTGGCGCCAGCTCCGAGTGCTACAGTGACTGCCTTTTATGATTCTTGGTTTCGTTGGAATATTCTGCCATCTGAGTGGGATATCTTGTGTCTATCAACTGTGCTAAAGGTCCTTCTGTTCCCATCCTA CCGATCGACAGATTTCGAAGTGCATAGAAACTGGCTTGCTATCACTCATACCCTTCCTATTTCAAAATGGTACTACGAC ACGACGTCCGAATGGA CATTGGACTACCCACCTTTCTTCGCCTACTTTGAGAAGCTTATGTCTATACCGGCGTCCTTTATTGATCCAAAGATTGTCGACCTCAATAATCTCAACTACGATGGATGGTCCGTCATAGCCTATCAAAGAAGTACTGTCATCATTACAGAATTGGTTCTGGGTGCGGTATTACTCAA GTTCATCAGAGGTTCCGTCGAACCACCAATACAGCGTATTATATCCGCTTCCATTTTTCTTCACCCTGGATTCTTGATAGTTGACCACATACATTTTCAATACAATGGCTTCATGTACGGAATTTTACTTTGGTCGATTCTCCTGGCGCGCAAT AGCAATAAACTTGCTAGCGGAATTCTCTTTGCCGTGCTACTGAATTTCAAGCACATTTACATGTACCTTGCA CCAGCATACTTTATATACCTCCTTCGCTCGTTCTGTTTATCTCCAACTGGCCAGGTCCATGTCAAGAACTTCCTTTCGTTGGCCAATGCAGTGATTGCTGTATTCGTGGTATCGCTGGGTCCCTTCGCCCTCATGGGACAAATACCCCAGCTACTTTCTAGGCTGTTCCCGTTCACTCGAGGTTTGAACCATGCCTATTGGGCACCCAATTTCTGGGCGTTGGTAACTGCCGCAGATCGAGTGCTTTTGAAAT TTTAG